A genomic window from Betta splendens chromosome 17, fBetSpl5.4, whole genome shotgun sequence includes:
- the ano8a gene encoding anoctamin-8 isoform X2 yields the protein MQTAAAAAAAGAAAAGSDAAANGSGGCTADVDDGDGAGERMERTVPSEQQERSSGHQQQQQQQQQHPASSSTSGVLDKLFGKRLLQARHYIMSRKSWLKMVPTENCDILMTFPDSIDDHTLLWLLNQIRLGIPQVSIQVRQHKHTQAQAFFITTTFENLLRGAEQTGMHKLVKPQFGGGMRRFSCEEDNIYENIESELCFFTSQERQSIIKYWLDNLRAKQGEALHNIHFLEGQPIIPELVARGVIHQMFPLHEQRILNQLMTSWVQAVCEKQPLDDICDYFGVKIGLYFAWLGFYTNSMLYPAVIGFLLWILAEADQTSQDICCVVFALFNVVWATLFLERWKRREAELAYRWGTLDTPAESLEEPRPQFRGVKRCSPITGCEEFYYPPWKRALFRWLVSLPICLLCLCFVFLAMLLCLELQEVVMEIQELPSITRFIPKILLAVTVTICDEVYKKIAYWLNDMENYRLQSAYENNLIIKMVFFEFINSYLSLFYIGFYLKDMERLKEMLATLLIFRQFLQNIKEVLQPYLYEQNKLGVFTPKVLWELLQAIMLKYGRLALGKAQASMTAYSFLSPRGVPVGHGTNGTSEPRRRGDLKAGFRLTEEEWDMSDSALKHRKVSFTEKVDYQDVTTGGDDSFLEDSPTLVEEGMDASSIFDSCDEDSDCEPLTQESDTVCHRRKQVCEGKEAKKSWIDPPEEPKTVTLTQAEIESCMQTYEDTLQDYQEMFIQFGYVVLFSSAFPLAAMCALINNIIEIRSDALKLCTGLQRPFGQRVENIGQWQTAMEAMGLIAIIVNCYLIGQCGQLQRLFPWLSPEMTIISIVLLEKHEQQAQQHFQQQLRRRREEEELQRQAELQAEARHESEYHKTDAQHQHHHDKASGSKAGDKPKRPSSLLGNNNVMKLKQIIPLQGKFSSSTSRSPAQSPTGGEAKLPGFLKFLKSPEAKKEPAVAAGATPGSTAASSGPPSGQERSQSPNRTFSPGKLFSFSKSEGTVVCANGSQQTAQAANTQSNTTSEELPSNESDRQETRQSTDLENSGCRS from the exons ATGCAGACGGcggcagccgcagccgcagccggagccgcagcgGCCGGGAGCGACGCCGCCGCGAACGGCAGCGGCGGCTGCACCGCAGACGTCGACGACGGCGACGGGGcaggagagaggatggagaggacgGTGCCAAgcgagcagcaggagaggagcagcggtcaccagcagcagcagcagcagcagcagcagcatccagcgTCCTCGTCGACGTCGGGGGTGCTCG ATAAACTTTTTGGGAAGCGTCTCCTTCAGGCCAGACACTACATAATGTCTCGGAAGTCCTGGCTGAAGATGGTGCCCACTGAAAACTGTGACATCCTGATGACGTTCCCAG ATTCAATAGACGACCACACTCTGCTGTGGCTCCTGAATCAAATTCGTCTTGGAATCCCACAAGTCAGCATCCAGGTTCGACAGCATAAACACACCCAGGCACAGGCCTTCTTCATCACCACAACCTTTGAGAA CTTGCTGCGAGGCGCCGAGCAGACGGGCATGCACAAGCTGGTCAAGCCGCAGTTCGGCGGCGGGATGCGCCGCTTCTCCTGCGAGGAGGACAACATCTACGAGAACATAGAGAGCGAGCTCTGCTTTTTCACCTCGCAG GAGCGTCAGAGCATCATCAAGTACTGGCTGGACAACCTGCGGGCCAAACAGGGGGAGGCGCTTCACAACATCCACTTTCTGGAGGGGCAGCCGATCA TTCCGGAGTTGGTGGCTCGCGGGGTGATTCATCAGATGTTTCCTCTTCATGAGCAGAGGATCCTCAACCAGCTGATGACGTCCTGGGTCCAGGCTGTGTGCGAAAAGCAGCCTCTGG ATGATATCTGTGACTACTTCGGGGTGAAGATTGGCCTGTATTTTGCCTGGCTGGGCTTCTACACTAACTCCATGCTGTACCCTGCTGTCATTGGCTTTCTACTCTGGATCCTAGCAGAGGCTGACCAG ACCAGTCAGGacatctgctgtgttgtttttgcccTCTTCAACGTCGTGTGGGCCACATTGTTTCTGGAGCGCTGGAAGAGGAGGGAAGCGGAGCTGGCGTATCGCTGGGGGACCCTGGACACGCCCGCCGAGTCCCTGGAGGAGCCCAGGCCGCAGTTCAGG GGTGTGAAGCGCTGCAGTCCCATAACAGGTTGTGAGGAGTTCTACTACCCACCCTGGAAGAGAGCGCTGTTCAGATGGTTGGTCAGCCTGCccatctgcctcctctgcctctgtttcGTCTTCCTCGCTATGCTCCTCTGCCTAGAATTGCAG GAAGTGGTGATGGAGATTCAGGAGCTGCCCAGCATAACAAGATTCATTCCTAAAATACTTCTGGCCGTTACTGTAACCATATGTGATGAAGTGTATAAGAAGATTGCCTACTGGCTCAATGACATGG AGAACTATAGACTTCAGAGTGCCTACGAGAATAACCTTATCATCAAGATGGTGTTT TTTGAATTCATCAATTCCTATCTTAGTCTTTTCTACATTGGGTTCTACCTCAAGGACATGGAGCGTCTGAAGGAg ATGCTAGCTACTCTACTGATCTTCCGCCAGTTCCTACAAAACATCAAAGAGGTCCTTCAGCCCTATCTCTATGAGCAAAACAAGCTGGGTGTCTTTACCCCAAAGGTGCTGTGGGAGCTACTTCAAGCCATCATGCTTAAATACGGCCGCCTGGCTCTTGGGAAGGCCCAGGCCTCAATGACGGCCTATTCCTTCCTGAGCCCCAGAGGGGTCCCCGTGGGTCACGGGACTAACGGCACCTCGGAGCCGAGGAGAAGAGGTGATCTGAAGGCCGGGTTCAGGCTGACGGAGGAAGAGTGGGACATGAGCGACAGCGCTCTCAAACACCGTAAAGTCAGTTTCACGGAGAAGGTTGACTACCAGGACGTAACAACGGGTGGGGACGACAGCTTCCTGGAGGACAGCCCCACGCTGGTAGAGGAAGGAATGGATGCATCCAGTATATTTGACAGCTGTGATGAGGACAGCGACTGTGAACCATTGACTCAA GAATCTGACACTGTCTGTCACAGAAGAAAGCAAGTATGTGAGGGGAAAGAGGCCAAGAAGTCGTGGATTGATCCACCGGAGGAACCCAAAACTGTCACACTGACCCAGGCTGAGATCGAAAGCTGTATGCAGACGTACGAG GACACGCTTCAGGACTACCAGGAGATGTTCATTCAGTTTGGCTACGTGGTGCTTTTCTCCTCTGCGTTCCCCCTGGCGGCCATGTGCGCTCTGATCAACAACATCATCGAGATCCGCAGTGACGCCCTGAAGCTGTGCACCGGCCTCCAGAGGCCTTTCGGACAGAGGGTGGAGAACATCGGGCAGTGGCAG ACCGCAATGGAGGCCATGGGCTTGATAGCCATCATCGTTAACTGTTACCTGATTGGCCAGTGTGGGCAGCTGCAGCGCCTGTTCCCCTGGCTCAGCCCTGAGATGACCATCATCTCCATCGTCCTCCTGGAG AAGCACGAGCAACAGGCCCAGCAGcactttcagcagcagctcaggcgccgacgcgaggaggaggagctccagcGTCAGGCCGAGCTGCAGGCGGAGGCGCGTCACGAGAGCGAGTACCACAAGACGGACGCccagcaccagcatcaccaCGACAAAGCGTCGGGGAGCAAGGCCGGGGACAAGCCCAAGAGGCCCAGCTCGCTGCTGGGAAATAACAACgtgatgaagctgaagcagatCATCCCCCTCCAGGGGAAGttctcctccagcacctcccgCTCACCGGCCCAGTCGCCAACAGGGGGTGAGGCCAAGCTCCCCGGATTCCTGAAGTTCTTGAAATCACCCGAGGCGAAAAAAGAGCCGGCGGTGGCAGCTGGAGCCACGCCAGGCTCCACGGCGGCCTCTTCAGGTCCCCCTAGTGGTCAGGAGAGGTCCCAGTCGCCCAACAGGACCTTCAGCCCCGGGAAGCTGTTCAGTTTCAGCAAGTCCGAGGGCACCGTGGTGTGCGCAAATGGCTCGCAGCAAACAGCCCAGGCTGCTAACACTCAGTCCAACACAACGTCAGAGGAGTTACCCTCCAACGAGTCGGAtcgacaggaaacaagacaatCGACTGATTTAGAGAACTCTGGCTGTAGGAGTTAA
- the ano8a gene encoding anoctamin-8 isoform X1, which produces MQTAAAAAAAGAAAAGSDAAANGSGGCTADVDDGDGAGERMERTVPSEQQERSSGHQQQQQQQQQHPASSSTSGVLDKLFGKRLLQARHYIMSRKSWLKMVPTENCDILMTFPDSIDDHTLLWLLNQIRLGIPQVSIQVRQHKHTQAQAFFITTTFENLLRGAEQTGMHKLVKPQFGGGMRRFSCEEDNIYENIESELCFFTSQERQSIIKYWLDNLRAKQGEALHNIHFLEGQPIIPELVARGVIHQMFPLHEQRILNQLMTSWVQAVCEKQPLDDICDYFGVKIGLYFAWLGFYTNSMLYPAVIGFLLWILAEADQTSQDICCVVFALFNVVWATLFLERWKRREAELAYRWGTLDTPAESLEEPRPQFRGVKRCSPITGCEEFYYPPWKRALFRWLVSLPICLLCLCFVFLAMLLCLELQEVVMEIQELPSITRFIPKILLAVTVTICDEVYKKIAYWLNDMENYRLQSAYENNLIIKMVFFEFINSYLSLFYIGFYLKDMERLKEMLATLLIFRQFLQNIKEVLQPYLYEQNKLGVFTPKVLWELLQAIMLKYGRLALGKAQASMTAYSFLSPRGVPVGHGTNGTSEPRRRGDLKAGFRLTEEEWDMSDSALKHRKVSFTEKVDYQDVTTGGDDSFLEDSPTLVEEGMDASSIFDSCDEDSDCEPLTQESDTVCHRRKQVCEGKEAKKSWIDPPEEPKTVTLTQAEIESCMQTYEDTLQDYQEMFIQFGYVVLFSSAFPLAAMCALINNIIEIRSDALKLCTGLQRPFGQRVENIGQWQTAMEAMGLIAIIVNCYLIGQCGQLQRLFPWLSPEMTIISIVLLEHFAILLKYVIHVAIPDIPGWVAEEMAKLEYRRREAFKKHEQQAQQHFQQQLRRRREEEELQRQAELQAEARHESEYHKTDAQHQHHHDKASGSKAGDKPKRPSSLLGNNNVMKLKQIIPLQGKFSSSTSRSPAQSPTGGEAKLPGFLKFLKSPEAKKEPAVAAGATPGSTAASSGPPSGQERSQSPNRTFSPGKLFSFSKSEGTVVCANGSQQTAQAANTQSNTTSEELPSNESDRQETRQSTDLENSGCRS; this is translated from the exons ATGCAGACGGcggcagccgcagccgcagccggagccgcagcgGCCGGGAGCGACGCCGCCGCGAACGGCAGCGGCGGCTGCACCGCAGACGTCGACGACGGCGACGGGGcaggagagaggatggagaggacgGTGCCAAgcgagcagcaggagaggagcagcggtcaccagcagcagcagcagcagcagcagcagcatccagcgTCCTCGTCGACGTCGGGGGTGCTCG ATAAACTTTTTGGGAAGCGTCTCCTTCAGGCCAGACACTACATAATGTCTCGGAAGTCCTGGCTGAAGATGGTGCCCACTGAAAACTGTGACATCCTGATGACGTTCCCAG ATTCAATAGACGACCACACTCTGCTGTGGCTCCTGAATCAAATTCGTCTTGGAATCCCACAAGTCAGCATCCAGGTTCGACAGCATAAACACACCCAGGCACAGGCCTTCTTCATCACCACAACCTTTGAGAA CTTGCTGCGAGGCGCCGAGCAGACGGGCATGCACAAGCTGGTCAAGCCGCAGTTCGGCGGCGGGATGCGCCGCTTCTCCTGCGAGGAGGACAACATCTACGAGAACATAGAGAGCGAGCTCTGCTTTTTCACCTCGCAG GAGCGTCAGAGCATCATCAAGTACTGGCTGGACAACCTGCGGGCCAAACAGGGGGAGGCGCTTCACAACATCCACTTTCTGGAGGGGCAGCCGATCA TTCCGGAGTTGGTGGCTCGCGGGGTGATTCATCAGATGTTTCCTCTTCATGAGCAGAGGATCCTCAACCAGCTGATGACGTCCTGGGTCCAGGCTGTGTGCGAAAAGCAGCCTCTGG ATGATATCTGTGACTACTTCGGGGTGAAGATTGGCCTGTATTTTGCCTGGCTGGGCTTCTACACTAACTCCATGCTGTACCCTGCTGTCATTGGCTTTCTACTCTGGATCCTAGCAGAGGCTGACCAG ACCAGTCAGGacatctgctgtgttgtttttgcccTCTTCAACGTCGTGTGGGCCACATTGTTTCTGGAGCGCTGGAAGAGGAGGGAAGCGGAGCTGGCGTATCGCTGGGGGACCCTGGACACGCCCGCCGAGTCCCTGGAGGAGCCCAGGCCGCAGTTCAGG GGTGTGAAGCGCTGCAGTCCCATAACAGGTTGTGAGGAGTTCTACTACCCACCCTGGAAGAGAGCGCTGTTCAGATGGTTGGTCAGCCTGCccatctgcctcctctgcctctgtttcGTCTTCCTCGCTATGCTCCTCTGCCTAGAATTGCAG GAAGTGGTGATGGAGATTCAGGAGCTGCCCAGCATAACAAGATTCATTCCTAAAATACTTCTGGCCGTTACTGTAACCATATGTGATGAAGTGTATAAGAAGATTGCCTACTGGCTCAATGACATGG AGAACTATAGACTTCAGAGTGCCTACGAGAATAACCTTATCATCAAGATGGTGTTT TTTGAATTCATCAATTCCTATCTTAGTCTTTTCTACATTGGGTTCTACCTCAAGGACATGGAGCGTCTGAAGGAg ATGCTAGCTACTCTACTGATCTTCCGCCAGTTCCTACAAAACATCAAAGAGGTCCTTCAGCCCTATCTCTATGAGCAAAACAAGCTGGGTGTCTTTACCCCAAAGGTGCTGTGGGAGCTACTTCAAGCCATCATGCTTAAATACGGCCGCCTGGCTCTTGGGAAGGCCCAGGCCTCAATGACGGCCTATTCCTTCCTGAGCCCCAGAGGGGTCCCCGTGGGTCACGGGACTAACGGCACCTCGGAGCCGAGGAGAAGAGGTGATCTGAAGGCCGGGTTCAGGCTGACGGAGGAAGAGTGGGACATGAGCGACAGCGCTCTCAAACACCGTAAAGTCAGTTTCACGGAGAAGGTTGACTACCAGGACGTAACAACGGGTGGGGACGACAGCTTCCTGGAGGACAGCCCCACGCTGGTAGAGGAAGGAATGGATGCATCCAGTATATTTGACAGCTGTGATGAGGACAGCGACTGTGAACCATTGACTCAA GAATCTGACACTGTCTGTCACAGAAGAAAGCAAGTATGTGAGGGGAAAGAGGCCAAGAAGTCGTGGATTGATCCACCGGAGGAACCCAAAACTGTCACACTGACCCAGGCTGAGATCGAAAGCTGTATGCAGACGTACGAG GACACGCTTCAGGACTACCAGGAGATGTTCATTCAGTTTGGCTACGTGGTGCTTTTCTCCTCTGCGTTCCCCCTGGCGGCCATGTGCGCTCTGATCAACAACATCATCGAGATCCGCAGTGACGCCCTGAAGCTGTGCACCGGCCTCCAGAGGCCTTTCGGACAGAGGGTGGAGAACATCGGGCAGTGGCAG ACCGCAATGGAGGCCATGGGCTTGATAGCCATCATCGTTAACTGTTACCTGATTGGCCAGTGTGGGCAGCTGCAGCGCCTGTTCCCCTGGCTCAGCCCTGAGATGACCATCATCTCCATCGTCCTCCTGGAG CACTTTGCAATCCTCCTAAAGTACGTCATCCATGTTGCCATCCCTGATATCCCAGGCTGGGTAGCAGAAGAGATGGCCAAGCTAGAGTACCGACGAAGGGAAGCTTTCAAG AAGCACGAGCAACAGGCCCAGCAGcactttcagcagcagctcaggcgccgacgcgaggaggaggagctccagcGTCAGGCCGAGCTGCAGGCGGAGGCGCGTCACGAGAGCGAGTACCACAAGACGGACGCccagcaccagcatcaccaCGACAAAGCGTCGGGGAGCAAGGCCGGGGACAAGCCCAAGAGGCCCAGCTCGCTGCTGGGAAATAACAACgtgatgaagctgaagcagatCATCCCCCTCCAGGGGAAGttctcctccagcacctcccgCTCACCGGCCCAGTCGCCAACAGGGGGTGAGGCCAAGCTCCCCGGATTCCTGAAGTTCTTGAAATCACCCGAGGCGAAAAAAGAGCCGGCGGTGGCAGCTGGAGCCACGCCAGGCTCCACGGCGGCCTCTTCAGGTCCCCCTAGTGGTCAGGAGAGGTCCCAGTCGCCCAACAGGACCTTCAGCCCCGGGAAGCTGTTCAGTTTCAGCAAGTCCGAGGGCACCGTGGTGTGCGCAAATGGCTCGCAGCAAACAGCCCAGGCTGCTAACACTCAGTCCAACACAACGTCAGAGGAGTTACCCTCCAACGAGTCGGAtcgacaggaaacaagacaatCGACTGATTTAGAGAACTCTGGCTGTAGGAGTTAA